Proteins encoded within one genomic window of Alphaproteobacteria bacterium:
- a CDS encoding AHH domain-containing protein codes for MQIATAIDVATNCYEFKVAMDKGDVDGAIAAGVAIGMAAVPGQKLIPAPLRKAVHGVVTKSVTKILHSKYGQAAVKAGGELVDAASGKVQSLTQKAANSKAGQFVQKKIGDRAVKQAEQSIEHKVIKETPIVNRGKDGKIKSIDDTQIHHIVPQELKDHTLLKEVGFDFDQRKNLMFLPTKKGSSTLNVQRSIHEGRHMREVKEGILESLDGISMKRTLYGWSNEQTLHAIQKEIITPQRYLLKIGKLPLNKVHQPQAAEEFNRLMMLRQLNKK; via the coding sequence ATGCAAATTGCAACCGCTATTGATGTTGCAACCAATTGCTATGAGTTCAAAGTGGCGATGGATAAGGGCGATGTCGATGGAGCTATTGCAGCCGGCGTTGCGATTGGCATGGCAGCTGTTCCAGGACAAAAGCTCATCCCTGCGCCTTTACGAAAAGCTGTTCATGGCGTTGTCACAAAATCAGTCACAAAGATTTTACACAGCAAATATGGCCAAGCTGCCGTCAAAGCCGGCGGAGAACTTGTTGATGCTGCAAGTGGTAAGGTTCAGAGTTTGACTCAGAAGGCAGCCAATTCCAAAGCTGGACAATTTGTTCAAAAGAAGATCGGTGACAGAGCTGTTAAACAAGCTGAACAGAGCATTGAACATAAAGTAATTAAGGAAACTCCTATAGTGAATCGTGGTAAAGATGGTAAAATCAAAAGCATTGACGATACTCAGATTCATCACATTGTTCCACAAGAATTGAAAGATCACACATTACTGAAGGAAGTTGGTTTTGATTTTGATCAGCGCAAAAATTTAATGTTTTTACCAACTAAAAAAGGTTCTTCAACACTAAATGTGCAAAGATCTATTCATGAAGGACGTCATATGCGTGAAGTAAAGGAAGGAATTTTAGAATCATTAGACGGTATTTCTATGAAGAGAACCTTGTATGGATGGTCAAACGAGCAAACACTTCATGCAATTCAGAAAGAAATAATCACTCCACAAAGATACCTTCTAAAAATAGGTAAGTTGCCTTTAAATAAAGTCCATCAGCCTCAAGCTGCTGAAGAGTTTAACAGATTAATGATGTTAAGACAATTAAATAAAAAATAA